The Cardiocondyla obscurior isolate alpha-2009 linkage group LG05, Cobs3.1, whole genome shotgun sequence genomic sequence GCAGCGCAGCAAGGTAGTGGAAAAATCGGAGGTGTACTGTACAGGAAATGGTATGTTAGATTACCGACTGATTAAATTACCGAGTAACCAAACAAACGGTAGTTTAAACACTTCCGCAGcaagaaacaaaataatacataaatcgATGGAAAAGTAGAGATCCCTATTTTATCCTAGTATTCTCTAATTAGAATTACTCTATTTTACCTTATTacttactattttattaatattttcaatctttTGCGGCGAAATACTTCATTATAAATAAACTGCAGCTAGAATAGGTGTTGTAAGTTGAGATTTTATGAAAgctttttttgattttttttattattaaaactataaaatcACTTCTTTGGGTTACACTAAGGATCGAAATAATATGGTATATCATTTTGCTGCTCCAGTAATGTAGATAAAGCTCGTTCTATGTTTTCTGGCAAGTGATCTAGGAGCATGCGTGGCATCACcgttaattttgtaaaatcctCTGCTTGCGCCCACCGCATTTCATACTTCCTTTCCTTTGCAAGTTGTTTTTTGCTAATGAGAAAATTGACATTTAAAACTTTGtaatcatataattattaaaatatttttgtccatattaattttttttaaatatcaaagtatatttgcgaaaatatttctgcaaaacaaaataatttaaataagaaaaataaaacgatgtACCTCTTTCCTTCCGTCTTTTCAACCTTGCATCTAGCTATGTGAAGTATACGGCCGGCAGTATACAATTTCATTTTCGAATATCTCCTTTTTGTTATATCACgctctattattttattatcctgCAGAAAAGATAAactattaattgaatttaatacaaCTAAGCATTAGAAAGCAAAAGCAGATAactgctttattaaatatttaattgaaaagcgAATTAGCTGTACGTAaacattgttttttaaaataatgtgcattatttaatttctctaattaaattttttaatttctatgttACAGTATCACATAGCTATGTGACTGAACTTCACCCATTGCACATCGAACCGGAACCGGTgagtaaagaaattttttgctCCAAATCTCATTTGCATGTATATTACACGCgtagaaataatattcatcGTCGAATAAAACAGTTTTTTCTTACCACATCGCCAGGCTTAGTTAGCAAAGGCGATTGACCCGGAAttgtgttaattaaattatgattgGCCCACGTTTTAGTCAGATCTCTCTCGGGAACCCCGAACAAAGCATAGCCGAATCCGTTTAGGACCACTCTATactataaaaagaaaataataataatattaaaattgtcatAACGTAATTCCGTTACTCAGGCGGCTTAAAAGCtgtgaattttaaaataccttAGGCAGTCGACAGGCATGTAGAGTTGTCAATAACGAAGTCCTTAAATTCTCCGTACTATCCACACTGAGCCTCATTACGAGATCATCTCCAAGTCCTATAGTCAATACGAATTCTTCTGTGACCCTAGCAGCTTCTCTGCTGAGCAGTCCAGCTTTATAGACAGACACGTTGTAAATCAGTTTGAAAATTGATAACTGACGGCAATATTTGCGATTGGCGTCATTTTtgctgataaaattataatgttcagaaaattaaatttagctGAATGAATAAATTACCAGGCGTAGCGAACGCGTAGACTCTCAAGTCCGGATAACGGGGACGTATAAGTAAACCCAGTAGAATGGCTAAACCGGCTCCTAAACTATGACCTACGTACATGTAATCTCGTCATTGAATATACAGTTATACGCCGACGGCGGTTTATTACTAGTATGGAATTCTTATGGAGTTCTTACCCGTAATCGTTAGGTGATAATTGGGATACGTGGCAAACGCTCTTTCCAGAATTTTATGATTCTCCAATTGCTTTAAGATTACCTTCACCCCCATTATCATACCTTTATGAGcctataaattttataacaatttatatacgattaatcaattaactctaacatatttattaaaaaagaaaatatagaGAACTAACCGTGCTGCCTAGAGGAACGCCAGGGCATTCAAATGAATCGGATGCCGCCGCGAAATCAGTAATTATATCCCGCAAAGATAACGATCCACGTATAACTACGACAATACTAGCGGTTTTATGATCCGCCATAACGCAAAATGGtatctgtaaaattttaaagaatagtaatattaatgttgaaCGCGTGTGAAAGAGGTCTAATTTAAGAATAATGTACAAACCTCACATAAATGGTTTTTAAATGAAGCAAATAGAATATCTTCCTCGGATATCTTCGATAAGTATTTCACCCCAGAAAGATAGCACATACAGCAGTTGTCATCCAGAATAATGTTACGCTTttgtctaaaaataaaaaaaagagagataaatataatacgaaaatgaagcaagagaaaaagaattatataatgattttataaagtaaatgGGATAAGAAGTAATTATCGAGTACAGAGGGTTTTCTTTACCGGAAACATGCACAGCATTTCATGCCACGTATTAAACGGAAACATCCAGTGCACGCGTGCTGATATATTACGAAAAGCCAGCCGTAGGAAGCAATCGATAGCTGTAGGAAGTGATGGGCGGCTTCCAAGGACATCCAGTTAGGTACGCCTAAAAAGATCTCATTGCTATCTAAATAGCATAGACAGCAAATATTCAGTCATTAATAGGAGACCAATGCATTTAACAGGCGTGTATTtttatacttctttttttttttaatatgcaaatgACATAAGTACCTGAAGTGTATTTTGGACGCGCGATTAGATTTAACTTTCTCAACTCGTGAGTTTCACGTTTCTGCCGCACTCTTAGCAAAATGCATCCTGCCATTACATCCGAGGGAACTAAATCCGTGCCTCGAAATAAGGCGGTTAAGAGAcctacgaaatatttttatcagtatTTATTAgactaataaattaaaaaaaaatatatctacacttttattgtttaatattaacaatgcTGGCGAATgtcgaattaaaatagattCTAGCTTTGCATACCGTGGCTGATTGCGCTTATCTCGTAACCGTTCATTATCTCCGAAGTGCAAAGAGAGCAATCTACCCCATCGCGAAAAAATCTCACCGACGTTAAAACCAGAACAGAAATAGATTACTTGATTTATCACCGTCTGTCTTTCTCTCGGTAATAGATAGTTACAGCCCTCGGTTTCCGATCAAAAGCGATACCCGCTTTCCAATTTTAAATGCGGCAGGACCTTCGTAGGCCAGCCGTACCTATGTCTCACCAGCAACATGTTGAAAGGTCTCGTTCGCGCTCTCGTCCTTACGCATCCACCACAGGAACTTGAATCTTCGTAGCCAGATACGCGATACTTTGCCGTGTTCCACGGAACTCTCTAACTGTTTCTTTTCCAAGGAGCCGATCGGGTCGAATACTAGGGCGAGACCGAAAATGCTAAGACCGATTAAGATCCAATCGAAAAACACTAGGGCCTCCACGACGGTAACGGAATACGGTTCGTGAACGCACTCGACACTCTGCCCGAAAATCCACAGGGTACCGAGAATATTCCATCCGATTTCCGGTAGCAGCATTAATATCCTGCATAAATCGAAGAGAGATCTTTAGATTTTTCAGCGTTATTAGATCTTCCGCTTTGAGACTCGATAGAAACggtttattgttaaaaatcacATTATAGAAATCAAAAGCTTGATGAAAATTTTCCCACGTTTGTCGGTCTAGAAAAGTGATTGTACTctggtttattttattgcttacTTGACCGTCAGAAGCGGTTGAACGTAACGTCGAGCGTGCATGTCCATGATAGCCCCTCTCGCGCTATGTCTGATAATGATGAGTATCAAAAGCGTAACGATACCAAGCATGACTGCCTCGCCAAGGAGGTACACGCGCACTAATTCACCTCCCAATCGGCAATTCCACGTGTCTTCGTAATACCTCACGCAGGCGATCCCTATAAGAATCAACCTGTAAAACACATAGCCGATTACGAGAAACAAACTAGCAGTAATTAGAATTCGATTGTACGGCGCACATTTGCGAAAGGACTTATTTAAACTCGATGCTTTTAACGAGTCTAGAGAAACGTGgatgtacaaattaaaattaatatcttaaaacATATTAGTTTCTTGTAGGATAATCGTATGTTTGAAGCGAACGATTCGCTCGTGAGATTCGCCGGCAATAGcgattaatattgtaaattgcAATTCTGGCATTGACGCTGTTTATTGGCCGATACTTACCATACAATTCGGATAAATAATTCGAACAGGCCGGGATACACAAGATCGTCGGTCGCGGCCAACCATTTTCGACCGAAAAGCTTCAACGCAGGCATTTCcctataaagaaaaaaacgaactgcgctttaaactttatagaTTGTTCAGactttcgaattaatttttcctaaTGAAGCAaattaagtatataaaattgaacCCTCGTCTCTAAACATTTTATCCGAGAGATCGAAAAAAcgtgtttatttaattcgtatcTGATAGGCGTGACATCGATGATGATCGGTTTGATCACGTTCGCGACGGTATCGCGATCGCTCGCGGAGCACGCGCGGCGAAAAGCCACGTCTAGCGGAGCTGTCGTGTCGCGGTTTTGCAATGTTACAAAATAAAGCGGATGCGGCTTTCTATGATCATAAATATCCCCAGAATTCGGGCGATTATGGTATACGCATATCTCCGCGATCACGAAACCGTCGTTCCGGAGAAAGCGCCGGGAGAAAGTCCCTGTGTCCATCCTACATCCGAGACCGTGTTGACACAATCTTCCGACGTGTTTAAATGGACCGGCAGCGATTTTCGTGCTTCGGGACTGTGATTTAAATAGCTTCGGGTATAATTTAGTTAATTCAAGTGCAAATAATACTTGGCTAATTACACTAACGGCGACATGGTAGGCGATCCGACAGCAACAAGCGACGTACGCGTTATTTATTGAATACATTTCATTTAATCGCGCCGTAACTTATTATTGTCAATTATATCGGCTGGCAATTTTCTACGGGAATTAAAGGGAAAAAGTCAGACGAATAATTCACATTTGATTACTTAAAAAATCACTTTAGATGTAATATCTTTTGCCTGTTTTGACTAGACGACTCAAACTTATGCGTGCATACGATAAAatgttcttttaatatatttttattaattaattatgtatgcTTTAGtttatcatattaaaaattgcttttgCTATCGTAAGTCTTTgcgtaaaaaatgttttgtcttcaaaaattttgcatttcaAAGTTCTGAGACTTTAGGTTTGCGCACGAATTAGCGCTTCCTAATGAGTTGCGTAAATGGCTTTCGAACATTTAATCACGGGAAAGCACGCAGTTTACGTCATAACGCTTTTTGAATATGTCAATGAGTTGTAGATACGATTATCTAACTactttcttttgtaaaaaatacatgAGAATGCggaaattgtattaattatactattataattttaaaaagatggtaaaaaaaattgacattaTTATGAcggtaatttaaataatgatgTTCGCGCGTAGAGCTCGAATTAACCACTTACTGATGTCAGAATAAGAAATATACTAACTACAAAATGTTAAGTATTTTCACAGTTTCAAATTACCACGTACGACTTTTAAACAGATAAAGGAATGTCattgctatattttttttttttcgttttagaattaaaacaaatagaaatttcTTAGAAGATTACATGAGACCGTAATCGCAGCCACGGTTGAAATTGCACCGACGGCAATTAACTCTTCTTTGAAACTTGCTTTATTATTGTCTTACATAATAGCACCATgtagagaaatataaaatttattttagatcgCACAttatctgtaacagaaaattattctcCGGTATAAAAAcgctctttattatttaagttagCAAGTGATCAAAAGAAATGGAAATCGTAAAAAGCATTTATGCTTACGCgtctacttttttctttttttgcgataTTGGTGGATCAAATTACGCGAATTGAAATGCATCATATGCATCCTCgaaattatcgcgagtttGATGAACGAATAAAGCAAACGGTATATGAAAGTTGCAGTTTTTAACGCGTGTACTTAacatgtattataattttactcaATACTGGAAGTCAATTGACATTTGGCCTCCAATAATTATTTCCGACCGAACTAGAAGTCGTAATTAATGCGATGAGAGTATAAACTCATTGTCTCGATgcaaattaatgaataatttgcCCAATTAatcacaaaaaattttaatacaattcaCTTTACCTGATGATtatcgcaaaaataattttttaattactcgttAGGGTATCGTGAAGATAATATTACTTCAATATTATTGCTTTCTCTATATGTGCAAGCAACGTTCTTCGTTAATTAAGCTTCTTACAAAACGTTTATGTAGCACGAACTACCGCTATACGAATCACGTTACACGCTACATGATATGATTTACACGATTCTGTTTCACTAACAACTGGGTTGCTAAAGAATGTTAAGAAAATTAGAAGTTATAAGCAACATTTTGTAGCGCAAATTTGTCTGTAAttagtaatttcttttttttttttttctttttattgaaatgAATAGATCTCTCGCAACGTCTCATGTCGACCAAACGGTTTACGGGCATTTTACGGATTTCACAGAATGTTTTATACGATTTTACCGGCAAAGTTGCACtgataacagaaaaaaaaaaaaggtacgtCTACTCACAGGTGCGCGAATCGATATCCGGCGAATCCGGACGCGTGTTACACGCGCGTTGAAATCTCCCCTGAATCGAGACGCCGTGGACCGCGGGGCGCTCTACCTTCGCCCACCGCGTTCTCCAGCTGCTCGCTCTGGTACCACGGGAATTCAGCGTGATCCCGAGTGCTGCGGATAAATCCGATTGGAATTTTCGTCTAATCGCCGAGCCTTTCTCCGAGTCGCGCGCGTTGCAAACCGCGGCGAAACTAGAGCGCTTCCTGCGCACGGGTTCCCGTTAAACGCGAGCGCCTCGCGAGGGACTGATTTTCACGTCGCACACGCGATCCTTTTGGGGAATCGCGAACGCTGCTCGGACACGGTCTCACCTCGTTCTATACCCACTCTCCGTGTTGTTTGCGACCGCGAAACGGCGCGTGCGGTAAACACAGTCCAGCTAATCGTTGGCCGCGCACGCCGGTTTTGGCACCGCTGTCAATGCTGCGCTTATCTCACGTATGGAGATACGCATATCGTCCGCGACACGAACATCTCACGTCGACCGGTGCCGACTGGTCCTTGGGCAACATTCGCGTAAACCGCGATAATAACCAGCGTTGCTTGACCGCAACGGATGACGATGTCGCGAGGTGTCTCTATCCGAGAGCGGCACTTTACAATACTACGCCTGGGACGTCCGCTCTCGATGCAGAATCACACTGGACGGAGCCGTCTACACAATGCATCACGGCGCGACTTGTTCACCTTGCAACGTACGAGCACCCCGCGCGTGCAACCGAATCTTACGATCTCGTTGACCGCAACTGGTCCGGCACACACTAAGTgccgagggagagagagaccgTGAAGAACTTTCCCTCCGTGTGGCGTTCTGGCCACGCGAAGAGGAAAaatacggtaaaaaaaaaaaaaaagaaaaaaaaaggaaaaaaaaaagaaggcgaAGAGGAAGGAACGGGCTACTTTGAGAGGGATAAACGCCAAGCCGAGTCCAGCCGAGCGGAGTTGATGGTGGGAGCAACGAATCGGCGACGGCACCTGGCGATCGTGCTTGACCGTTCCTCTCGAGGAGATAGAGAACGCGGTGAACGCTGATATCCGGTGGTGGATCTAAGAAGATTAGCCGGAGGAGGGAGCACGTTTGTGCAATGCAATTATCCAGAACGGGAATTATGTACGTTACATTGCGACGAATTTGCGTTTGTGTAACGCTCCAAATCTTCAAAATGTTTAGTTAAtctgcaattattatttttcaacaatCGTCACTTCtgcgatttatttataatttaatgcattttgCAACGTTGGAACTTTGCGAGGaatttttcgttattaaagGCTTCTCTAAAACCGTTTCCCAACGGTTGAATCGTACACGCGAAAGAGGTAGTTAGTTCCCGTTATGTTCTCCGCAGTTTGAATAACTTTGCTTTGGTATCGATCTATCTCAAACAGACTTTACATAATACACATGGAAGCCAATCTTGTAACCGCATTACTTCACCACACTCGAGCTGAAACTACTGGTCCCACGCGTGCATGTGCGCACATACAATGATTCGCGCTGCATTCATCGGATATGCATCAGTTCCATGTGTATTACAAATAGCTCGCAGGTTTCCATATTTTATGAAGTAAGGTAAACGTACTGAATAAATCTCGCAGCAATGACATTCTTGGCACGCActcatgtaaaaaaaatatatgaaaaggGCAAAAGATATTGatactttttacaatttgattaaaaaaaaaaaaataatcttaaatgTATGTAATGGGTTTTTTATAGGTCAAGCGGAAAAAAACTAAACAATATGCAAAGTTCGCTATAAACTCCGTgcttttttatgaataaaaatttttttgtgagGTCTagtatagaataaaaatagtagTAGTCATTAACattcgctaaaaaaaaaaaacaaaaaaaacatctcattttattacaagacttaaaagaa encodes the following:
- the LOC139102724 gene encoding diacylglycerol lipase-beta, translating into MPALKLFGRKWLAATDDLVYPGLFELFIRIVWLILIGIACVRYYEDTWNCRLGGELVRVYLLGEAVMLGIVTLLILIIIRHSARGAIMDMHARRYVQPLLTVKILMLLPEIGWNILGTLWIFGQSVECVHEPYSVTVVEALVFFDWILIGLSIFGLALVFDPIGSLEKKQLESSVEHGKVSRIWLRRFKFLWWMRKDESANETFQHVAGLLTALFRGTDLVPSDVMAGCILLRVRQKRETHELRKLNLIARPKYTSDSNEIFLGVPNWMSLEAAHHFLQLSIASYGWLFVIYQHACTGCFRLIRGMKCCACFRQKRNIILDDNCCMCYLSGVKYLSKISEEDILFASFKNHLCEIPFCVMADHKTASIVVVIRGSLSLRDIITDFAAASDSFECPGVPLGSTAHKGMIMGVKVILKQLENHKILERAFATYPNYHLTITGHSLGAGLAILLGLLIRPRYPDLRVYAFATPAGLLSREAARVTEEFVLTIGLGDDLVMRLSVDSTENLRTSLLTTLHACRLPKYRVVLNGFGYALFGVPERDLTKTWANHNLINTIPGQSPLLTKPGDVDNKIIERDITKRRYSKMKLYTAGRILHIARCKVEKTEGKSKKQLAKERKYEMRWAQAEDFTKLTVMPRMLLDHLPENIERALSTLLEQQNDIPYYFDP